The proteins below come from a single Gimesia alba genomic window:
- the frr gene encoding ribosome recycling factor: MDQDEILLDAEERMDKAVHVLQGQLQGIRTGRATPGLVDSVRVDYYGSPTPLKQMANVSVPEPQQILIRPFDAQMVGEIAKAIQASDMGLAPNTDGRVVRLNIPPLSTERRRQLVSRVKELAEEARISIRNIRRDANKHADQAEKDKVMGEDERDNTKTDIQDLTKKFEGKVNSMADAKEKDVMDE, translated from the coding sequence ATGGACCAGGATGAAATTTTACTCGACGCGGAAGAGAGAATGGACAAAGCGGTTCATGTGTTGCAGGGACAGCTGCAAGGCATTCGAACAGGCCGTGCCACTCCGGGGCTTGTGGATTCGGTTCGCGTTGACTATTACGGTTCGCCGACCCCACTGAAGCAGATGGCAAACGTCAGTGTACCGGAACCACAGCAGATTTTGATCCGTCCGTTTGATGCCCAGATGGTGGGCGAGATTGCGAAAGCCATTCAGGCCAGCGATATGGGCCTGGCTCCGAATACCGACGGGCGCGTCGTGCGGTTGAACATTCCCCCGCTTTCGACAGAGCGTCGTCGTCAATTGGTTTCACGCGTGAAAGAACTGGCAGAAGAAGCCCGGATTTCGATCCGCAATATTCGTCGCGATGCGAACAAACACGCCGATCAGGCCGAAAAAGACAAAGTGATGGGGGAAGACGAGCGCGACAATACCAAGACCGACATTCAGGATCTGACCAAAAAATTCGAAGGCAAAGTCAACAGCATGGCTGATGCGAAAGAAAAAGACGTGATGGACGAGTAG
- a CDS encoding peroxiredoxin yields the protein MKVLYRKLSISMMSLVCLCGLSASASGQVSGPPGKVDVGDRAPAFTAKDDQGKGWKSTDYVGKKILVVYFYPADMTGGCTKQACGFRDDMKTLQGKDVEVIGVSGDSPRSHQLFKKEYDLNFTLLADEDGGVAKKFGVPLKKGGSIKRTIDGKEETLTRGVTAARWTFVIDKNGKVVMKNTKVKAADDSKAILKLVNSLK from the coding sequence ATGAAGGTTTTGTATCGTAAACTCTCGATTTCCATGATGAGTCTCGTTTGTCTGTGCGGTTTGTCTGCCAGTGCTTCGGGGCAGGTCTCAGGGCCTCCCGGAAAAGTGGATGTGGGTGATCGAGCCCCAGCGTTTACCGCCAAGGACGATCAGGGGAAAGGCTGGAAATCGACCGACTATGTTGGCAAGAAAATCCTGGTGGTTTATTTTTATCCCGCAGATATGACCGGTGGCTGTACCAAGCAGGCTTGTGGATTTCGGGATGATATGAAAACGCTGCAAGGAAAGGATGTGGAAGTGATTGGGGTGAGTGGTGATTCCCCCCGAAGTCATCAGCTGTTTAAAAAAGAGTACGATCTGAATTTCACTCTGCTGGCTGATGAAGATGGCGGTGTCGCGAAGAAATTCGGTGTCCCGTTGAAAAAAGGCGGATCAATCAAGCGAACGATTGATGGTAAAGAAGAAACTTTGACCCGTGGTGTGACAGCCGCACGCTGGACTTTTGTGATTGACAAAAACGGGAAAGTCGTCATGAAAAACACCAAAGTCAAAGCCGCCGATGACAGTAAAGCGATTTTGAAGCTTGTCAACAGCTTGAAATAG
- a CDS encoding AAA family ATPase, which produces MAHRVEIDGVGLHLGRADQTSSEWIGQHEALKQLLACWLVIDEKDMPLTPRLVGTPGIGKTSLAIAGARTRDQELYIYQCTADTRPEDLLVTPVLAESGKIAYHASPLVTAMIRGGICVLDEGNRMNEKSWASLAPLLDHRRYIESIVAGVTIPAHPEFRCAVTMNEDESTFEIPDYILSRLQPSISLEHPNREDEKMILHYHLPFADEHMLDLTVDFLQQSHSLKLDFSTRDGINVLRLALKRAAQDKDHPLSKDVVWLESLKSCLGDDALDLESLSEKRKQSLGGNMMPMGLGDFFFSPDNPLHPDRDDDDDLDDLDFDDDDDDRESY; this is translated from the coding sequence ATGGCACATCGAGTGGAAATTGACGGAGTCGGCTTACATCTGGGTCGCGCCGACCAGACATCCAGTGAGTGGATCGGGCAACACGAAGCACTGAAACAGCTTCTGGCCTGCTGGCTGGTAATTGATGAAAAAGATATGCCCTTGACGCCTCGACTCGTGGGAACACCGGGCATCGGCAAAACATCGCTCGCCATCGCAGGTGCGCGAACGCGCGATCAGGAACTCTATATTTATCAATGTACGGCCGACACACGGCCCGAAGATTTACTCGTGACTCCCGTTTTGGCCGAGAGTGGCAAAATTGCCTATCACGCGTCTCCGCTGGTCACCGCGATGATTCGTGGCGGAATTTGTGTGCTCGATGAAGGCAACCGCATGAATGAAAAGTCATGGGCCAGTCTGGCCCCCCTGCTCGACCATCGCCGCTATATTGAATCGATCGTCGCCGGCGTCACGATTCCCGCCCACCCGGAATTTCGTTGCGCCGTCACTATGAACGAAGACGAATCCACGTTTGAAATTCCCGACTACATTCTCAGCCGTCTGCAACCCAGTATTTCGCTCGAGCATCCCAACCGGGAAGATGAAAAAATGATTCTGCATTATCATCTTCCCTTTGCCGACGAGCATATGCTCGACCTCACCGTCGACTTCCTGCAACAGTCGCACAGCCTGAAGTTGGATTTCTCCACCCGCGATGGCATCAACGTTTTGCGTTTGGCATTAAAACGCGCCGCCCAGGACAAAGACCATCCCCTCAGCAAAGATGTCGTCTGGCTGGAATCGCTCAAAAGCTGTCTTGGCGACGATGCGCTCGACCTGGAATCTCTGTCAGAAAAACGAAAACAGAGCCTGGGCGGAAACATGATGCCGATGGGACTGGGAGATTTCTTTTTCTCACCAGACAACCCGCTGCACCCCGATCGAGACGATGACGACGACCTGGATGATCTGGATTTTGACGACGATGATGACGACCGGGAAAGCTATTAA
- a CDS encoding phosphoglycerate kinase: protein MAKKTIENVDVAGKAVLMRVDFNVPLDENLKITDDRRVRMALPSIKSVIERGGRVILMSHLGRPKGDAGDAKFSLKPTAACLGELLGQDVAFATDTVGDDAKAKVADLKDGQVLILENLRFNAGEKKGDAAFAAELAAFADIYCNDAFGTCHRTDASMVAVPEAMDGKPKVVGFLVAKEIQYLTDTISNPERPFVAILGGAKVSDKIKVIDNLLGICDKVLIGGAMAYTFSLAQGGQVGGSLVEEDKVDLAKELIAKGGDKLMLPVDTHCGDDFNANCNKVVVKAGEIPDGFEGLDIGPETAKIYAEAVKSAKTVVWNGPMGVFEMPPFDAGTKAVAQAIADSDSTSIIGGGDSAAAIQQLGFADQVSHVSTGGGASLAMLEGQEFAAVNLLDEA from the coding sequence ATGGCTAAAAAGACAATTGAAAACGTAGACGTTGCAGGCAAAGCTGTATTGATGCGTGTGGATTTCAACGTTCCTCTGGATGAGAATCTCAAGATCACCGATGATCGCCGCGTGCGGATGGCGCTGCCTTCGATTAAATCGGTCATTGAGCGCGGCGGACGCGTGATTTTAATGAGTCACCTCGGTCGTCCCAAAGGAGACGCCGGCGATGCAAAGTTCAGCCTGAAGCCGACGGCCGCTTGTCTGGGTGAATTATTAGGTCAGGACGTGGCCTTTGCGACGGATACAGTAGGCGATGATGCGAAAGCCAAAGTGGCTGACCTGAAAGATGGTCAGGTGCTGATTCTGGAAAACCTGCGGTTCAATGCCGGCGAGAAAAAAGGGGACGCTGCATTCGCTGCGGAGCTGGCTGCCTTCGCTGATATTTACTGCAACGATGCATTCGGAACCTGCCACCGTACCGACGCTTCAATGGTCGCAGTGCCGGAAGCGATGGACGGTAAACCGAAAGTCGTCGGATTCCTGGTTGCGAAAGAAATTCAATATCTCACCGACACCATTTCCAACCCCGAACGTCCATTTGTGGCGATTCTGGGCGGTGCGAAGGTTTCAGACAAAATTAAAGTCATCGATAATCTGCTGGGAATCTGCGACAAAGTGCTCATCGGCGGCGCGATGGCGTATACTTTCTCTCTCGCGCAAGGCGGGCAGGTTGGTGGCAGTCTGGTCGAAGAAGACAAAGTCGATCTGGCTAAGGAATTGATTGCCAAAGGGGGCGACAAACTGATGCTGCCCGTGGATACGCACTGCGGTGACGATTTCAACGCTAACTGTAACAAAGTGGTTGTCAAAGCGGGTGAGATTCCCGACGGTTTTGAAGGCCTGGATATCGGTCCTGAAACAGCCAAGATTTATGCAGAAGCCGTCAAGTCAGCGAAAACCGTTGTCTGGAACGGTCCGATGGGTGTATTCGAGATGCCTCCCTTTGATGCCGGCACGAAGGCGGTTGCCCAGGCGATTGCCGACAGTGATTCGACGAGCATTATCGGCGGCGGTGACAGTGCTGCTGCGATTCAACAACTGGGCTTTGCCGATCAGGTGTCGCACGTCAGTACTGGTGGCGGCGCCAGTCTGGCCATGCTGGAAGGTCAGGAATTCGCGGCAGTCAATCTGCTGGATGAAGCCTGA
- a CDS encoding outer membrane protein assembly factor BamB family protein — protein MQMLRGFITLLVLGTTCFSAEFCLAQPEPLDASLKFRESVSLDVNNTVLKKMGSVRDYLAERQWEDAVNILVQISNEYGDSLYPESPGRYLRVSEYCQNLLAGFPREAIAIYREKTDPRAKRWWEQAETDATVQPLLNIIEQALMSSYGDDALYRLGEISWEQGDLSQARAYWRKLIPPTDAAPRGQYDPGVFLYPDTDLPIPSILARLVLVSFFEGNIERAALERDVFRKKYPEATGTLAGQKGNLAAILTSILADPSQVSLPATRLEMQTFAGDQRRNFSAEKKLDVGAIAWSFPVPLNWSQEFPRKPAFAQRISPGLFPVVSGEHVYFNDDERIYALNWKSGLPAWSGEEQASPIIYPTVPGGTSRLPFRPVVGVPRFTMTIADGRLYARMGSPVTSVAKDERLGLFSDLVCLDIDQGQGKLLWKISSAQLRELNYVWSFEGAPVVSGDRLYVILHRGFPEVQTNVACFSTESGELIWNQKVCLALRNIEEGVNYITHLLLTLAEGQLYLSTDMGAIASLDSRDGKINWLVTYASQEGVNKHELSDHMETGLVPCVYDRGILFAAPQDSTELMALDADTGLLLWRRELPHQIRNLLGVNGSTLIASGNQLWGLDRVTGVVKWKLGSQDPEGYGYGRGVLAGDYVYWPLREEILVVDSERGTLTQRIALRALHGKTGGNLIIAGQQLLVAQPRQVTAFGEYSQLPSEADDEKKISAFIAK, from the coding sequence ATGCAAATGCTTCGTGGTTTCATCACACTGCTTGTGTTGGGAACGACTTGTTTCTCGGCAGAGTTCTGTCTGGCGCAGCCGGAGCCGCTAGACGCTTCACTGAAATTTCGTGAATCTGTCTCATTGGATGTGAATAATACGGTACTCAAAAAAATGGGTTCCGTGCGTGATTATCTGGCAGAGCGACAGTGGGAAGATGCGGTCAACATCTTAGTACAGATTTCCAATGAATACGGCGACTCGCTGTATCCCGAATCGCCGGGCCGGTATCTGCGGGTGTCGGAATACTGCCAGAATCTGCTGGCTGGTTTTCCGCGTGAAGCGATCGCCATCTATCGTGAAAAAACTGACCCGCGTGCCAAACGCTGGTGGGAACAGGCCGAGACAGATGCGACCGTTCAACCGCTGTTGAATATTATTGAACAGGCTTTAATGAGCAGTTATGGAGATGACGCCTTGTATCGACTGGGAGAGATTTCCTGGGAACAGGGAGATTTGTCTCAAGCCCGCGCTTACTGGAGGAAATTGATCCCTCCCACCGACGCCGCTCCGCGGGGCCAGTATGATCCGGGCGTGTTTCTTTATCCCGACACCGATTTACCGATACCGTCTATCCTGGCGCGGCTTGTTCTGGTCAGCTTTTTCGAAGGAAACATTGAACGGGCTGCGTTGGAAAGGGATGTATTCCGCAAGAAATATCCGGAAGCGACTGGTACTCTGGCGGGGCAAAAGGGAAATTTGGCAGCGATCTTAACTTCTATCCTGGCAGATCCTTCTCAGGTATCGCTTCCCGCGACACGACTGGAAATGCAGACGTTTGCCGGTGATCAGAGACGGAACTTCAGCGCAGAAAAAAAACTGGATGTCGGTGCGATCGCATGGTCTTTTCCAGTGCCGCTTAACTGGAGCCAGGAGTTTCCCCGCAAGCCGGCCTTCGCGCAGCGAATTTCCCCCGGACTGTTTCCGGTCGTGAGTGGGGAACATGTCTACTTCAATGATGACGAACGGATTTATGCGTTGAACTGGAAGAGCGGACTACCGGCGTGGTCCGGGGAAGAACAGGCTAGCCCGATCATTTACCCGACGGTGCCGGGTGGTACCTCCCGACTTCCCTTTCGGCCTGTGGTGGGAGTGCCTCGGTTTACGATGACGATTGCCGATGGCCGTCTTTATGCCCGCATGGGATCTCCGGTGACATCGGTTGCCAAAGATGAACGCCTGGGTCTGTTTTCGGATCTGGTGTGCCTGGATATTGATCAGGGGCAGGGAAAACTACTTTGGAAAATTTCTTCTGCTCAGTTGCGCGAACTGAATTATGTCTGGTCATTCGAAGGGGCACCGGTCGTTTCTGGCGATCGACTGTATGTGATTTTGCATCGCGGTTTTCCAGAAGTACAAACCAATGTTGCGTGTTTCTCGACAGAGAGCGGGGAACTGATCTGGAATCAGAAGGTTTGTCTGGCGTTACGAAATATTGAAGAGGGTGTGAACTATATCACGCATTTATTACTGACCCTGGCAGAAGGCCAGCTTTATCTTTCCACGGATATGGGAGCCATCGCTTCACTGGACTCCCGAGACGGCAAGATCAACTGGCTGGTGACCTATGCTTCACAAGAGGGAGTCAACAAACATGAGCTCAGCGATCATATGGAAACGGGGCTGGTGCCCTGCGTGTATGATCGTGGGATTCTGTTTGCCGCTCCGCAGGACTCCACTGAATTAATGGCCTTGGATGCTGATACCGGTTTGTTACTTTGGCGGCGGGAATTGCCGCATCAAATTCGGAATCTGCTGGGTGTGAATGGATCGACTCTCATCGCCAGCGGCAACCAGCTATGGGGCCTGGATCGAGTTACCGGCGTTGTCAAATGGAAGCTGGGTTCCCAGGACCCGGAAGGCTATGGTTATGGTCGAGGAGTTCTGGCGGGAGATTATGTTTACTGGCCTTTACGGGAAGAGATTCTGGTCGTCGATTCCGAACGGGGAACCTTAACACAAAGAATCGCGTTGCGAGCCCTGCATGGGAAAACGGGGGGGAATTTAATCATCGCGGGGCAGCAATTGCTGGTTGCTCAGCCTCGTCAGGTGACCGCATTTGGTGAATATAGTCAGTTGCCGTCTGAAGCGGACGACGAGAAGAAGATTTCTGCGTTCATAGCAAAATAG
- a CDS encoding CBS domain-containing protein translates to MNKPVLAKDIMVTKLITLTPDMDVLEAIGMLLNHRISGAPVIDPDNRVLGVFSERCCMDVLIKASYEQLPSSQIFPFVDTEARCISEETDLLTIAQIFLSTATRRLPVVRDGAQLVGQISRRDLLHAGNKNLQFRTNIPTEKNLLYLSGLMTRDESPIS, encoded by the coding sequence ATGAATAAACCAGTTCTCGCAAAGGACATTATGGTCACGAAGTTGATTACGTTAACTCCGGACATGGATGTACTGGAAGCAATTGGGATGCTATTGAACCATCGTATTTCAGGAGCCCCTGTGATTGACCCGGACAACCGGGTGTTGGGGGTCTTTTCTGAACGCTGTTGTATGGACGTGCTGATCAAAGCCAGCTATGAGCAACTTCCCTCGTCTCAAATTTTTCCCTTTGTTGATACCGAAGCACGCTGCATCTCGGAAGAGACCGATTTACTGACGATCGCCCAGATCTTTCTGAGCACGGCGACGCGCCGATTGCCGGTGGTGCGTGATGGTGCTCAGCTGGTCGGTCAGATCAGCCGCCGCGATCTGCTGCATGCGGGAAATAAGAATCTGCAGTTCCGAACGAACATCCCGACCGAGAAAAACCTGCTTTATTTAAGTGGTTTAATGACGCGGGACGAATCGCCCATTTCCTGA
- a CDS encoding PQQ-binding-like beta-propeller repeat protein: protein MFVFKQSDRLTGYCLHCVSLVVLLLVFLTLFSVPVFAQPLRNAEPGEDRHALFPTSRLYSKNYRDAIQLIGEKKYSAGIPELQSILDAPEDYVSPEQGLDFSSLKSMALQVIADLPAEGKRFYSLQYGPAAEQLLNQAVEQDDLNQLQEVVRRYFFTKAGAEAAYTLGAYYFERGDFWAATRQWEALSDRHDLGQSKEPHLTFKLAVAWYYLGNQGKCRQTLKKLVRLTSGKPFELPNGTKITLTFANDNPVDWFAALLGTPDLRAAEEQKDWTMYRGSPSRLASALFAVPSAKPVWRFSTIQDSVLSSQKDAPPLENMLQKLGEYRRKHVPGVLPAASPLIIQDQVIFRTHRNLKAVSLSKGELTWQTTLPDALYQKLLQDPQNEDEESLGMPETPLEKYLTQRAWQDYTAGHLSTDGKLVFSVENVGFIAGFYHFSRLDRDNILVPNSYNRLMAFEADSGKFVWEAGGPRLQNPMNYSGHYFLGAPLPLDGKLYCLAEEGREFRLLVLDPQTGKTLWTQSLYRSKYPIARDFTTDRRPMDHIRRRMGLSPSFAHGVLVCETGEGCTVGIDIVNRRILWRKVDVGGEAITMYAAFARDTNKNEEGWAEFTPLIVGNRVLIYSRKLQNLQCLDLFDGRLLWSKARRKKLFVADVQGDKILLVSNDRIEAIKLSDGDSAWPKSQPIPAPSGRGIVVKNTYFQPVDTGEILSIRLDDGLILARTRVEMDSLVGNLAAAGGMLVSQNESEVVGFRSVESIRQQIRLADQSNQPADLALAQLLRGELNLFAGDVNLAMQKIDQSIQIQPTIRARRLYADMLLESLDHDFNQNLNQISKTESLLVDDDQRKRFYQILALNYQQQGNLQAALQNYLRLSELRGLLELETIKGGSFVRTDRWIRSQLEILLARASEQQRAEIDEFFSLYFAEKLLNAKRDVLERFLLCCGNLPETEQARVLLIERLEQEAINAGSLNEQAALRRHLMQHLEHLRESKNPEMAAFATARLAQIYLGTRHAAQADALLDELVSRWPNVVCLDQKTSLQLAAEWRSESSFQKQQSTKSEWPDYPAQVYRGEHPRGQNTSLPVEIIGLSNPLFQNYQLEVGPAKEKLLAYDGQGKQQWEFSLLEAEVEVPNQLYFSARVFQHYLVVNFGSHFIVLDTLNRDANNRPTLLWKQRLIAGPPSLRDYISIERTGVAPVLREYITRNADREILGRIGTINQDFLCYQLGTDLIAAELLTGKVLWKQPGVVTSSRHFGDADRVIVMTPIARSDTRYHTSETRYGVLSGQSGEEINAFKLGQDESPIFAFERYILTITKQADGGRNLRLKDLTTNQEIWSQILSKSSTYTLGQNYDLVMIQPDGTISFLDLRTGEVKNKVKGQPAANVLNLLVLENQRQYLVFVTLPYIPEKRIPQKRVTFRKFSMTSFLFSGMVYSVDRKSGELMWSLPLKAQGIEFSQFLDLPVITFGIKRIQGSPSSYGTLVDLQVVDLRTGDVVLKETTRSNRLRIWNVPDADRKQILIEPFQIRLSFEEPPVEARKPE from the coding sequence ATGTTCGTTTTTAAACAGTCAGACAGATTAACCGGCTATTGTCTACACTGCGTTTCTCTGGTGGTGTTGCTTCTGGTTTTTCTCACGCTCTTTTCTGTTCCCGTCTTCGCACAACCTTTGCGCAATGCGGAGCCGGGCGAGGATCGTCATGCATTGTTTCCCACCAGTCGGCTCTACTCCAAAAATTATCGGGATGCGATACAGCTGATTGGCGAAAAAAAATACTCGGCGGGAATCCCGGAGTTGCAGTCGATTCTGGATGCCCCTGAGGATTATGTGTCTCCCGAACAAGGATTGGATTTCTCCAGCCTGAAAAGTATGGCGCTGCAGGTCATCGCAGATTTGCCGGCTGAAGGGAAACGTTTTTATTCTCTGCAGTATGGTCCCGCGGCCGAGCAGTTGTTGAATCAGGCAGTGGAGCAGGATGATCTCAATCAACTGCAGGAAGTGGTGCGCCGCTATTTCTTTACCAAAGCAGGAGCGGAAGCCGCGTATACTCTGGGCGCGTATTACTTTGAACGGGGAGATTTTTGGGCGGCGACGCGGCAGTGGGAGGCTTTGAGCGATCGGCATGATCTGGGGCAATCAAAGGAGCCCCATCTGACGTTCAAACTGGCGGTTGCCTGGTATTATCTGGGGAATCAGGGGAAATGCCGTCAAACGTTGAAGAAGCTGGTCCGTTTGACTTCCGGAAAGCCTTTTGAGTTACCAAATGGAACAAAAATCACACTGACGTTCGCCAATGATAATCCGGTGGACTGGTTTGCCGCTCTCCTGGGTACTCCAGATTTGAGAGCGGCAGAGGAACAAAAGGATTGGACCATGTATCGTGGCAGTCCTTCACGTCTGGCTTCGGCTCTATTTGCCGTGCCGTCTGCAAAACCGGTCTGGCGTTTCTCGACGATACAAGATTCGGTACTGAGCAGTCAGAAAGATGCGCCGCCGCTTGAAAATATGCTGCAGAAGTTGGGTGAATATCGTCGCAAACATGTTCCGGGAGTGCTGCCGGCTGCCAGCCCGTTGATCATCCAGGATCAAGTCATTTTCAGAACGCATCGTAATCTGAAGGCAGTTTCCTTATCGAAGGGAGAGTTGACCTGGCAAACCACGTTGCCAGATGCGCTGTATCAGAAACTGTTACAAGATCCGCAGAATGAAGACGAAGAGTCATTGGGAATGCCTGAGACTCCGCTGGAGAAATATCTGACCCAGCGTGCCTGGCAGGATTATACCGCCGGTCACTTGAGTACGGATGGAAAACTGGTTTTTAGTGTGGAAAATGTCGGATTCATCGCCGGATTTTATCACTTCAGTCGATTGGATCGCGACAATATTCTGGTGCCTAATTCGTATAACCGTCTGATGGCCTTTGAAGCTGATTCAGGAAAGTTTGTCTGGGAAGCGGGGGGGCCGCGACTGCAAAACCCGATGAACTATTCCGGGCATTATTTTTTGGGGGCGCCGTTGCCTCTGGACGGGAAGCTCTACTGCCTGGCGGAAGAGGGGCGAGAGTTTCGTTTGCTGGTCTTAGATCCGCAAACGGGTAAAACGCTCTGGACGCAATCTTTATATCGCAGTAAGTATCCGATTGCCCGCGACTTTACAACGGATCGCCGCCCGATGGATCATATTCGACGGCGGATGGGTTTAAGTCCGTCTTTTGCCCATGGTGTGCTGGTCTGTGAAACGGGCGAAGGTTGTACGGTCGGCATCGATATCGTGAATCGCAGAATACTGTGGCGCAAGGTGGATGTCGGCGGCGAAGCAATTACGATGTACGCCGCTTTTGCCCGTGATACTAACAAAAACGAGGAAGGTTGGGCCGAGTTTACTCCGTTGATTGTGGGAAATCGGGTGCTGATCTACTCGCGCAAGCTGCAGAATCTTCAATGTCTGGATCTGTTCGACGGTCGATTGTTATGGTCGAAGGCACGGCGGAAAAAATTATTTGTCGCAGACGTTCAGGGTGACAAAATTCTGCTGGTAAGCAACGATCGTATCGAGGCGATCAAACTGAGTGATGGCGATTCTGCCTGGCCGAAGTCGCAGCCGATTCCTGCTCCCAGTGGTCGTGGAATCGTGGTGAAGAATACCTATTTTCAACCGGTGGATACCGGAGAAATTCTCAGTATTCGGCTGGACGATGGTTTGATACTGGCACGGACCCGAGTTGAGATGGATTCCCTTGTCGGTAATCTTGCTGCTGCCGGGGGAATGCTGGTGTCTCAAAATGAATCTGAGGTGGTCGGTTTCCGATCTGTGGAATCAATTCGGCAGCAGATTCGTCTCGCCGATCAATCGAATCAGCCTGCGGATCTGGCTCTGGCTCAACTGCTGCGGGGCGAACTGAATCTGTTTGCCGGCGATGTGAATCTGGCGATGCAGAAAATCGATCAATCGATTCAAATCCAGCCTACGATTCGAGCTCGACGATTATATGCAGATATGTTACTGGAGAGTTTGGATCATGATTTTAATCAGAATCTGAACCAGATTTCTAAAACGGAGTCCTTGCTGGTTGATGATGATCAACGCAAGCGGTTTTATCAGATTCTGGCTCTGAATTATCAGCAACAGGGCAATTTGCAAGCGGCACTGCAAAATTATCTGCGCCTGTCTGAGTTGCGCGGGCTTCTGGAGTTGGAGACGATCAAAGGAGGCTCTTTTGTTCGAACGGATCGATGGATTCGTTCGCAACTGGAAATTTTACTGGCACGCGCTTCCGAGCAGCAACGCGCTGAGATCGATGAGTTCTTTTCCCTGTATTTTGCAGAGAAGCTGCTCAATGCCAAACGGGATGTGTTGGAGCGTTTTCTGTTGTGTTGCGGAAACCTTCCTGAAACAGAGCAGGCGCGTGTGCTTCTGATTGAACGCTTAGAGCAGGAGGCGATCAATGCCGGTTCCCTCAACGAACAGGCTGCCTTGCGTCGCCACCTGATGCAGCATCTGGAACATCTCCGAGAATCAAAGAATCCTGAAATGGCAGCATTTGCGACAGCCAGGCTGGCGCAAATTTATCTGGGGACGCGTCATGCCGCGCAAGCAGATGCATTGCTGGACGAGTTGGTTTCACGTTGGCCGAATGTCGTTTGCCTGGATCAGAAAACGTCGTTGCAGTTAGCAGCAGAATGGCGTTCTGAATCAAGTTTCCAGAAACAGCAGTCTACGAAATCAGAGTGGCCCGACTATCCGGCGCAAGTCTATCGCGGCGAACATCCGAGAGGGCAGAATACCTCGCTACCGGTAGAGATTATCGGTCTTTCGAATCCGTTGTTTCAAAATTATCAACTGGAGGTAGGACCGGCCAAAGAGAAATTGCTGGCCTACGATGGTCAAGGGAAACAGCAGTGGGAATTTTCACTGTTGGAAGCGGAGGTTGAGGTTCCGAATCAGCTGTATTTTTCTGCTCGCGTGTTTCAGCATTATCTTGTCGTCAACTTTGGGTCTCATTTTATCGTGCTGGATACGTTGAATCGGGATGCAAATAATCGGCCGACGTTGTTGTGGAAGCAGCGGTTGATTGCCGGGCCACCCAGTCTGCGGGACTATATTTCGATCGAGCGCACCGGTGTGGCTCCGGTATTACGCGAGTATATCACACGCAATGCCGACCGCGAGATCCTGGGAAGGATCGGCACGATCAACCAGGATTTTCTCTGCTATCAGCTGGGTACTGACTTGATCGCAGCCGAGTTGTTAACTGGTAAGGTATTATGGAAGCAACCGGGAGTGGTTACGAGCAGCAGGCATTTTGGTGATGCTGATCGTGTGATTGTAATGACACCGATCGCGCGTTCGGATACACGGTATCATACTTCGGAAACACGGTATGGAGTCTTAAGTGGTCAGAGTGGAGAGGAGATCAACGCCTTCAAACTGGGACAAGACGAATCTCCCATTTTTGCGTTTGAGCGTTATATACTGACAATCACCAAACAAGCTGATGGCGGACGAAATCTCCGCTTGAAGGATCTCACGACGAATCAGGAAATCTGGAGCCAGATATTGAGCAAGTCGTCGACTTATACACTGGGACAAAATTACGATCTGGTGATGATTCAACCAGATGGGACGATTTCGTTTCTGGATTTGCGGACGGGTGAGGTGAAAAATAAAGTCAAAGGACAACCAGCGGCTAATGTGCTCAATTTGCTGGTATTGGAGAATCAGCGGCAATATCTGGTCTTTGTCACCCTGCCTTACATTCCTGAAAAGCGTATTCCTCAAAAGCGAGTTACATTTCGAAAATTCAGCATGACCTCATTTCTGTTCAGCGGGATGGTGTATTCAGTTGATCGCAAGTCAGGTGAGTTGATGTGGTCACTACCTCTAAAGGCGCAGGGGATTGAATTTTCTCAATTTCTGGATCTGCCTGTCATCACATTCGGGATTAAACGAATTCAGGGATCGCCTTCCAGCTATGGCACACTGGTTGACCTGCAGGTGGTTGATCTGCGAACCGGGGACGTGGTGCTGAAGGAAACGACGCGCAGCAATCGACTACGGATCTGGAATGTTCCTGATGCAGACCGGAAACAGATTCTGATTGAACCGTTTCAAATCCGGCTCAGTTTTGAAGAGCCGCCGGTGGAAGCCCGGAAACCTGAGTAG